One window from the genome of Spirosoma rhododendri encodes:
- a CDS encoding T9SS C-terminal target domain-containing protein, whose translation MKQIRLSIAVLVSVLSVAGAGVAKADTGSVVDGVKITKADQKKVRVYTQAGAPIDVAIIDASGNVLYKGAMTGKKHSTSFDLKGLPDGQYYLTAGNNAWWMSQGLSISNNALTVEDSKLQQVVHPTVTAYNNSKVEVVMPAKNVDDANVAIYDAQNTLVHTGSFSGPVGRFDLSALPDGSYTFVVGPEQKQFVTRVNISH comes from the coding sequence ATGAAACAGATCCGTTTATCAATTGCTGTACTGGTATCAGTACTTAGTGTGGCAGGCGCAGGAGTCGCCAAAGCCGACACTGGTTCGGTCGTTGACGGGGTGAAAATCACGAAAGCCGATCAGAAAAAAGTTCGCGTATATACTCAAGCTGGTGCCCCTATTGACGTAGCCATCATCGACGCCAGTGGTAACGTGCTGTACAAAGGTGCCATGACCGGCAAAAAGCACTCGACTTCGTTTGACCTTAAAGGCCTGCCCGACGGTCAGTACTACCTGACAGCCGGTAACAACGCCTGGTGGATGTCGCAGGGCCTGAGCATCAGCAACAACGCCCTGACGGTCGAAGACAGCAAGCTGCAACAAGTGGTTCACCCGACGGTAACGGCTTACAACAACAGTAAAGTAGAAGTGGTTATGCCCGCCAAAAACGTAGATGACGCCAATGTTGCTATCTACGATGCGCAGAACACGCTGGTACACACCGGTTCGTTCTCGGGTCCGGTTGGCCGTTTCGATCTGTCGGCTCTGCCAGACGGTTCGTACACGTTCGTAGTTGGTCCTGAGCAGAAGCAGTTCGTGACGCGCGTTAACATCAGCCACTAA
- the uvsE gene encoding UV DNA damage repair endonuclease UvsE, with amino-acid sequence MESTSSNVGYACINLSLQAEKITTNRGMIRKTFLTKGIGYASELALKNVTDLLKIIDWNLENGFRIFRMSSDIFPWASEYKLAELPDFPDIRATLEDIGTRPIRLTVHPGPFNHLAGQGSVLDNTIKDLEYQSELFDLMGLTPSHWNKINIHVGGTYGDKEATLIRFAQNFNLLSAGLRARLTVENDDRVSLYTVEDLVPLSETIGTPIVFDYFHHSLNPGSQTEEEAFLTAYNTWDVRPVFHFSDSRQNHEDSTARREAHADWIYSPINTYGKEVDIMVESKMKELSLLRMRGITVTV; translated from the coding sequence ATGGAATCGACATCGTCAAACGTGGGGTATGCCTGCATTAATCTGAGCCTACAGGCCGAAAAGATCACGACCAACCGGGGCATGATCCGAAAGACGTTTCTGACGAAAGGCATCGGCTATGCGTCGGAACTGGCCCTGAAAAACGTAACTGATCTGCTGAAAATCATCGACTGGAATCTGGAAAACGGGTTTCGCATCTTTCGAATGTCGTCGGATATATTTCCGTGGGCATCTGAGTACAAGCTGGCCGAACTGCCCGACTTCCCCGACATTCGGGCCACGCTGGAAGATATCGGTACCCGCCCCATTCGCCTGACAGTTCACCCCGGCCCGTTCAATCATCTGGCGGGGCAGGGGAGTGTACTCGACAATACAATTAAAGATCTCGAATACCAGTCTGAACTGTTTGACCTGATGGGGCTTACACCGTCACACTGGAACAAGATTAACATCCACGTTGGTGGTACCTACGGTGATAAGGAAGCGACGCTGATCCGGTTTGCGCAGAATTTCAACCTGCTTTCGGCTGGCCTGCGCGCCCGCCTGACGGTCGAAAATGACGATCGGGTCAGCCTGTACACGGTTGAGGATCTGGTACCCCTGTCGGAGACTATCGGCACCCCCATTGTCTTTGATTACTTTCACCATTCGTTGAATCCCGGCTCGCAAACCGAAGAGGAAGCGTTTCTCACTGCTTACAATACGTGGGATGTGCGGCCAGTGTTTCACTTTTCCGATTCCCGCCAGAACCACGAAGACAGTACCGCCCGGCGCGAAGCCCATGCCGACTGGATTTATTCGCCCATTAATACCTACGGGAAAGAGGTTGATATTATGGTCGAGTCGAAAATGAAGGAATTGTCGCTGTTGCGGATGCGCGGCATAACGGTGACTGTATAG
- a CDS encoding FKBP-type peptidyl-prolyl cis-trans isomerase: MAQAKSGDTVQVHYKGTLTDGTVFDSSEGRSPLEFTVGSGQVIKGFDDGVLGMSEGDKKTINIPVEDAYGPANEEMIFTLNRSDIPEDIPLEVGMTLNMHEDGNPRPIPVIVRKLDDTSVTLDANHPLAGQDLVFEVELVGTKSPSGIIMPN; the protein is encoded by the coding sequence ATGGCACAAGCAAAATCCGGAGACACCGTTCAGGTACACTACAAAGGCACCCTGACAGATGGAACCGTGTTCGACTCATCAGAAGGTCGTTCTCCACTTGAATTTACGGTCGGCAGCGGACAGGTCATCAAAGGGTTTGATGATGGCGTGCTGGGTATGAGCGAAGGCGATAAGAAGACGATCAATATACCTGTAGAGGACGCATACGGCCCGGCCAATGAAGAGATGATCTTTACCCTGAACCGGTCTGACATTCCCGAAGATATTCCGCTTGAAGTGGGCATGACACTCAATATGCACGAAGATGGCAACCCACGTCCGATTCCGGTAATCGTGCGTAAACTGGACGATACCAGCGTAACGCTCGACGCCAACCACCCACTGGCTGGTCAGGATCTGGTGTTTGAAGTCGAACTGGTCGGCACCAAGTCGCCGTCGGGTATTATCATGCCCAACTAA